The sequence below is a genomic window from bacterium.
GCCGCCAGCGCCGACCGCCAGGCGCGCCGCGTCAGCGCGCGATCGAGAAACAGCAGCGTGAACAACGCCCACTGCGTCGACAGCAGGTTGAGGTGGTTCAGGTGCCAGAAGCGGTAGGGCAGCGACATGGCGAGAAAGCCGGCGCTCCAGGCGCCGAGCGACGAGGCGCCGTGGTCGCGCGCGAGCAGGTGCGCGGCGAGGCCGGTGAGCGCGAACGACAACAGGGTGAGCAGGTTGAGCGACGTCACCAGGCCGTCGACGCCGGGCACCAGCCATTGCAACGGCAGCGACAGCACGCCGTTGGCCGGCGTCAGGGTATGGAACAGCAGCGAGGAGCGCTCGGGCCAGAACAGCAGATCGGTCTGGTAGAGGCTCTCGCCGCGGCCGAGGGCGTGCCCGACCCACCACAGGTTCCAGAGGTTCTGGAAGCTGTCGCCCCAGCCGTCCCCGCTGGCGACGTCGCGCCACAGGCGCAGCGTCAGCGACGGCAGCAGCGCCGCGGCCAGCGGGACGTACAGCAGCAGGGAGAGATCGGCGCGCCGGCGCGCCGACGCAACGCCCCATCTGCGCCGGCGCGCCGGCGGCGACGGGCTGGCGGGGTGCGCCCCACGGACGACGGCGGGCGGGCGGCGCGTTGGCACGAGAGGCCGAGGGGCGCGAGCGCGGCGCGATCACGCCGGCGCGTCGAGGTGGCCGGCGGCCCGCCACAGCAGCAGGCCGGTCGCCAGCTCGATGGTGATGAACAGGGCGGCGAAGTCGGCGCCGTGCAGCAGCCAGGCGAGGGTGCGGGTGATCGCCGCGCCGCCGATCAATGCCGCCGGGAAGCGCAGCCAGTGCGCCCGGCCGGGACGGCTGCCGGCGAGCATCGTGAAACCGGCGACGAGGAAGAAGGCGGCGAAGTCGCCCACCTGGGTGCTGCGTCCGATGCCCGTGAGCAGCGGCATGCCGAGCCCCGCCGCGGCGCGGCGCGGGACGATGATCCAACCGAGTCCCTGCAGGACGAAGAAGCCGCCGAGCACGGCGACGGCGAGGCGCAGGCGCGGGCTACCAGGGGTTGCGGGATTGGTCGTCATGGCCGCGACCAACCACAGATGGGGGCGACTCGCCAAGGGGCGGGAGGAAGCTCCCTGCCAATCGGCCTTGGATTCCCGCGCCGCGAAGGCGCAAAGATCGAATCGACGGCGCCACCGACGCCGTGAGGTCACGCCCTCGACATCCACGACCCGCCCGTGCGCCCCTCCCATCGCCTGCGACCCCGCTCACCATCCGCGTCCCGTGCGCGGCGTGCCCTGCTCGTGGCGGCGGTCGCCTGGCTGGCGACCGCCGCGCCGGCGCACGCGATCCTGGGCTGGCATCTGCCCTGGCACCTCTCGCGCTGGTTCCACCGCGACCGCTGGATCGAGCTGCGCGAGCCACAGCACCGGCCGATCCCGACCGCCGACGACAAGCGCGACGGCATGATCCCGTTCAGCCGCAGCCCGCTAGAGCGCATCGGCCGCGACGCGCGGCCGCGCGACGAGGAGCGCGCCGCCGGGCTGGCGCTGCGCGCCACCCGCGACGAGTACGAGCCGGCGCAGATCGGCGTCTACGGCGTGCGCGACCTGCACGCGCTGACGGTCGGCATCGGCGATCTGACGGACGACGCCGGCGACGTCCTCCCCGCCACCGCCTGGTCGATCCGCATGGTGCGTTTCTACGGCGCCTCGCTGTCGAGCCGCGCGCGCCGCACCTTCGGCGTCGTGCCGAAGACGCTCGAGCCGGCGGTGCCGCTCGACGTGCCGCGCGGCTCGGTCCGCCCCTACTGGCTCACCGTCCACGTACCCGCCGAGCAACCGGGCGGCCTGTACCGCGGCGCGGTGCGCATCGCGCACGACCACGGGGCGCGGCAGATCCCGATCAGCGTCGAGGTCATCCCCGTGCGCCTCCACGAGGCCGACGCGCTCTACGGCACGCTGTCGATCAATCCGCTCGCCGAGCTCAGCCACGTCCTGGCGCACAGCCATTCGCTGCTGCTCAGCCCCGACATCGTCGAGGAGATCCACCTCGCCGGCGCCGATGCGCTGCTGGCGCGAGCGGAGCTGATGCTGCGCGACCAGCGGGCGCACGGCATGAACACCATCAGCCCGTGGTCGGCGAAGGAATACGAGGTGCGCGACGGCCATCCGTACGTCCGCGACATCGAGGTGGCGATGGCGCTGGTGCGGCGCCTCGGGTTCCCGCGGCCGATGTTCTACCAGATGGGCACCCTGCTCCACACCAACAAGGTGAACCGCGCCGCCTCGTACCGCGAGTTCGACGCGGCGCGCGACGAACGCGTGGCGCGCGACGTCGCCGCCTACTACACCGACCGCTTCGCCCGCGCCGGCCTGCCGGGCATCATCTTCCTGCCGGTCGAGGAGCCGAACCTGGCCGATGGCATCCGCCTGCTCGACCCGCCCGACGCGCGCCAGAAGCTGGCGGCCCGCCTGCTCGCCATCATCAAGCAGGCCGGCGGCCGCACGGCGCTGAACTGCACGCCCGAATCCGCCCGCGCCGTCGGCGCCCAGGCCGACTACTGGATCGTCGCCCATCGCGCCTTCACCCCGCAGGTGTACGACGACGCGGCCGCCGCCGGCGCCCAGCTCGCGCTCTATGCCAACACCGCCCTGATGGGACAGAACACCTACCTGCCGCGCTTCCTGTTCGGCTACTTCGTCTGGGCCAACCACCTCGCCGGCATGCTGCCGTGGACCTACCCGTCGCAGCCGAACCGCTTCCCGACCAACGTCGGCCGGCGCGGCGAGGGCGGCTACGACGTGCGCGACGGCTTCCTCGGCAGCGACGGCACGCCGATCCCGACCATCCAGTGGGAGCTGGCGCGCGAGGGCATCGACGACGCCAGGTACCTCACCACCATCGCCGCCCTGGCGGCCGACGCGCGCGGCCGCGGCGGCGCCGACGCGATCGCCGCCGCGGACGCCGCCGAGGCCTTCCTCGCCGAGGTCCGGGCCGGCGTCGGGCGCGACGCCCAGCAGTACGTCTTCGAAGCGCCCCGCACCTACGCGCCGCACGCCGACGCCGGCTGGGACGCCGCCCGCTTCGAGGCGACGCACGCCCACGCCGCCGATCTCCTGGCGCGCCTGGTCGCCCTGCGCTGACGGCGGCCCGCCCCTGGCCTCGCCGCCACATGGCTTCACGCCATGGCGACAGCGCCATACGCATTGGCAGCACCGCCAGATGTACCAGGAGCACAGACCTTCTCCGTCGTGAACCGGCCGTCTTCGCCAGCGTGGCATGTAGTTTGCGCGACGGCCGGAAAATCCCCCTGGAGAGGTCGCGATGCGAAACCGGCTGGCAGTGCCCAGCGCGTTGATCACCCTATTGCTGCCCATCGTTGCGGCGTCCGCAGCGCCGGCGACCGTGTTCTACGTCCGCGAGATCGGCAGCGACGACAATGACGGCCTGAGTCCGACAGCCGCCTTCCGCACGATCAAGCGGGGCGCGGCGGCGGTGTTCAACCACGGCGACCGCGTGGTGGTCGGGCCCGGCGTGTACGAGGAAGGCAACATCGACCTCGCGCGCAACGGCATCGCGGGACGGCCGATCGCGATCGTCGCCGATGCGAGCGGCGTCGAAACCGGGGATTCGCCGGGCGAAGTGCTGATCCGGCCGGGGCAGGAGACGGCCGCCTTCGGAATCATGGGCCGCCAACACATCGTCATCGATGGCTTCACCGTCGAGGGAGCGTTCGACGCCGCCGTGCGGGTCAGACCGCGCCTGCCGGGCGGTTCCGATCCCGGCGCGTCGAGCGCCGACATCACCATCCGCAACATGGAGGTGCGGGGCGGCGCCAAGCGCGGCTTCGACGTCGTCGCCAGCGGTCCGGTCCTCGTCATCGGCAACCGCCTGATCGCCAACGGCAGCACGGGCATCGCCGTGCAAGGCTGCGTGGAAAGCTCGTCATCGCAGCGCTGCCGCGGCGAGGCGGGCGGCGTGGCGATACCGTTCATCTCCGGCAACGTGATCGCGATGAGCGGGGCGCACGGCGTGTACATCGAGGACGCGGTGGCGCCGATCGTCCAGCACAACATCGTCGTCAGCAGCGGCGGCACGGGCATCCTCGTCCGCTCGGCCCCCGATCCGCTGCTCGCCAACAACCTGATCTACGACAGCGGCGAGAGCGGCATCTCGCTGGGAAGCGCCGACGCCGCGACGCCCAATCCGATCGTCATCAACAACACCGTCGCCTTCAACTCCGGATGGGGCATGCGCATCGGCAGCGCCAACGCCGCCTCGCCGGGTGGCCGGGTGCTCGCGAACATCTTCTCCGGCAATCTCGGCGGCGGCATCACGCTGGCCAGCGGCTCGACCGACGACTACGTCGCCGGCTTCAACATCGTACCCGACGGCGTCGGCGACAAGACGCCGACCAACCCGTACCATTTCAGCCTCGATCCACTGTTCGCCGATCCGGCGGGCGCCGACGGCGTGCTCGGCGGCGTGGGTTGGGAGGACGATGACTTTCGCCTGCAGCCGACGAGTCCCGGCATCGACGGCACGACGATTCCGGTCGCCGATCTCGGGCTCACCGGCTCGGCGACGATCGACGGTCGTGCCGACGTCGCCAGCGTCGACATCGGCTTTCACCACGGCGCCGATGTCGATCAGCCGCTCAGCTTCATCCACTATGCATTTCTGCAACTGGGCGGGGATCTCGGCCAGCTCGATCCGGACACCCAGTACGCGATCCTCAACCGGCAGCTCGACGTCGAGTTGCCGTTCATGCCGGTGTACGTGCGGATGACCGGCAACAACCGCAACCACGGTCGAATGCCGAACCGCGCCATGCGCTCCATCAAGGCCGCGGCGCGCCTCGGCAAGGCCGGGGTCACCATCGTCGTCGGTCCCGGTCGGTATGAAGAAGGCACGATCTTCGTGCAGCAACGCAGCGGACGCATGTCGTTCCTCGGCGATGCCTGGGGCCAGCTCACCGGCGACGATCCCGGGCCGGTGCTGGTGGATGCGGGCGGCCAGGATACCGGGTTCGTGATCTTCAACGCTCCCTTCGCGGTGGTCGACGGCTTCCACGTCACCAACGCTCGCACCGCGGGGATCCAGATCCAGCGCGCCTCGCACCACGCCTGGGTGCGCAACAACGTGGCGTTCTCGAACCTGCAGCGCGGCATCGACGTGCGCGAGGCGCATGACGTGCGCGTGACCAACAACCTCGCCTACGCCAACGGCACGGGCGGCATCCAGATCAGCGGCAAACGCGGCAGCGGGTCGCACCGCGCCGTGGTGCAGAACAACACCGCCTACGACAACGGCGCCAACGGTTTCACCATCGGACCTGCCGGTGCCGCATCGCCGTGCGCGCGCGTCCGCTACAACATCGCCCAACGCAACGCCAAGAACGGCTTCCACCTCGGCTCGGCGGTGGCGCCGGGCGACAGCCGGCCTGGCTACCTCGCGGCCTACAACATCAACGCCGATGGCTACGCGGCCAACACCCCCCGCCCGGACAGCGACCTGCGCCGCGATCCGCTCTTCGCCGCCCCGGCGGGGCGCGACGGCATCCTCGGCGGCGATGGCTTCGCCGACGACGCCTTCCAGTTGCAGCACCTGGCGGCCGATCAGTCGGCGGACAGCCCGGCCATCGACTTCGCGCCACCGCGCGCCGTGGAGCTCGGCCTGGCTGACCGCACGACGCGCACCGACCAGGTGCCGGATGCCGGGTGGCTGGACGCCGGCTTCCACTATGCGCGTCCGGACAGCGCGCTCGAGTTTCGCAATCGCACGCTGCCCGCGCAGTGGCTCCAGGGGTCCAGCGAGCGCGGACGCTACTACCACGTCAACCCGTTCTGGGACGAGATGGATCTCGAGCTGCCGACGCTCTGCGACCATCTGAACGACGACGGCGACGGCTCGCCGATTCCCGACAATCGCGATTATCTCGACTACCCCGACGAAGAGTCGCAGCCGGCGGGAGGGAGCGGCAGCGGCGGCGGCAAGAGTGGAGCCAACAGCGCCTCGGGGCTGGCCTGCGCCATCGCGCCCGGTCCTCCTCGCGCTGGCGGGCCCGCCGTCGCCGTCGGCGCGGCGCTGCTCGCCGCGCTCTGGCGGCGCCGACGCGGCCAACCGTCCGCCAGCACGCGCCTGCCGTAAGGCTCGAGGCGGGACGTGGCCGATTCGGTCGAGACCGAATGACACAGGCGCGTGTTGACGGAGGTCCGATGGGTTACGGCTCGACGCCGGCGAGTCCTCGCGCCGGCTGATCGGGATCGCTTGGCACGTCGGCTGCTCCTCCGAATGAGCGAATCCTGTGCACGCTCGGAGGAGCAATGCGTATGGCTAGCCAATGCCCACAGGCGCGGGCGGTCGCGCCGAGCGATCCGGCACGCGGCCGGGTCCTGCTCGCGGAGGATGACAGCGAGTTTCGCGCCATGCTCGCCTCGGTGTTGCGCCACGACGGGTACGAGGTCATCGAAGCCGCCAGCGGAAACGAGTTGCTGCGGCACTTCAGCGCCACCATCCTGTGGCCGGAGCGCTTCCAGACGCCGGACGTGCTGGTGTCGGACGTGCGCATGCCGGGGCCCGATGGCCTCGCCGTGCTGCGCGGTCTGCGGCAGTTCGAGTGGGGCAATCCGGTCATCCTGATCACCGCGTTCGCCGACGCGGCGACGCGCGCCGCGGCCGCCGACATGGCCGCGGCGGTGCTCGACAAGCCGTTCAACATCGATGACCTGCGCGCCCTGCTCGCCGCCGCCGTGGCGCCGGAGGACGGGCCACCGTCCGGGTGTCCGGACGCGGCGTGACGACCGGAGAATCCACCATGTCGATGATCGAAGCCGCGATGGAGATCGATGTCCCGGCCGCGGTGCTCTTCGAGACGCTGACGGGATTCGAGCACCTGCCCGCGCTGCTCCCCGGCGTGGACACGGTGCGGCAGATCGACGATCGCACGCTCTACTGGGTGGGCCACGTCCTCGGGGTGCGGATCCCGTGGCTGATCGAGATCACCGACATGGTCGAGGATCGCTCGATCAGTTGGATGAGCCGCAGCGGCCCCAGCCTCAACGGCACGATCTCCCTCGAGCCGATCGGCTATGCGGGGACGCGCGTGACCGTGCTCCTCCAGCACCATCCCGCCAGTCTGGCGCAGGAGATGACCGATCACCTGGGAATCCTCCGACGCTGGGCGGAGCGCAGTCTGTGGCGCGTCAAGACGACGAGCGAGGCGGCGTACGGCGCCCGCGAGCGCCTCCCGGTCGCGGACGAGATGGTGGGGCACTGAACGGCGCGCGGGCTCGCGCCCGATCACGGCGCCTCGACCGGTCGCCGGCGCCGATCAGGCCGCGCAGCCGTCCAGGGCGTGGCGCACGGCCTCGACCAGCACCGCGATGGTGATCGCCGACGGGCACGGCTCCCCTGGCGCAATGCCGTTGCGGCAGGTCGAGCAGTCCGCGGCGCTGCCGAGGGCGAGGTCGACGAGCTGGATGACCTCGTTCACTTCGACCACCCCGTCGCCGTTGCAGTCGCCGGCGCACAGCGCCAGGGGCGGCATGGTCGCGGTGACCGCCGACGTCGCCGTGCCCGTCGGCGTCGCCGTCGGCGTCGCGACCCGAGTCGCGAGCACCGTCGGTGTCGCGGTGCGTGTCGGCGGCGAGGTCGCGGTGGGCGTCTCGGTCGGCGGGGCAGTGCCGGTCGGGGTCGCGAGAGCCGCGCCGATGGCCGCCTCCAGCGCCGCCACGTCGGGGGTCCCGAGGCCGCTGACCAGATCGTAGCCGACGCCCGCGGCGTACCCGGCGACGCCGTCGACGGCGTTGTCGCCCTGGGTGACGTCGTGGAAGACGGGCGTCCCGGCGGCGCCGTACTGCTGCCGGCCGAGCTCGTAGAGCAGCGGATTGAGCGCCCCCAACGCCTGGCCCTGTTGCTGATCGAGCAGGGCGACGATGCCGGCCCAGCTCGGCGCCGCGGCGCTGGTGCCGCCGACGATGTCGATCGCGCCGGCGACGACGACGACGTACCCGGGGCCGTTCGGATCGGCGAGCAGCGAGACGTCGGGCTGATCGCGGGCGCCGTCGGCGGGGACGCCGGGCGCGCTCTGGTAGGCGGGCTTCGCCACCAGTTGGCTGGCGCCGCCGCCCGAGGCGCCCGCCGAGTTGTTCCACGCCGTCTCCCCGACGTGCCCCGTGGCGTGGCCGCTCGCGTCGAAGCCGGGGTCGAGGGTGGTGCCGCCGACGGCGGTGACGGTGGCATCGCTCGCCAGCACGTTGACGCTGCGCCCCATCCCGTCCTGGCACCCGTCGGCGCCGCCGTCCCCGGAGGACACGAGCACCGTCTGTCCCTGCGCCGCGGCCTGGGCATACAGCGGGGCGAAGATCCTCAGATCGCCGCTGTCCAGGCGCTCGCAGGCGCCGAAGCTCATGGTGATGACCGTCGCCTCGGGGTGCGTCGTCACGATGTCCATGAGCGACACGTCGATGTCGGCGCCGCTGATGTCGACCAGCACAGTGGCCGCCGGGGCGAGGGCGCTGGCCCATTCCGTGTCGAGGAGCACTTCCGTCTGCTCGCCCTGCAGGCACTGCGCGAGCTGCCGCGAGTTGCGGATGCCCCGGCACACCCCGTTGGGCGCGCCGACGCCCGGGTTGGTGGTCGGAAACACCTTGAGCGGGGCGCGCCCGGGCACGCCGAACTGGGTCTGGAACTGGGCGACGTCCGCGCTGGCGAAGTCCGAGCGCGCGACCACCGCGATGGTCTGCTGCGCACCGGTCGTGCCGGCATCGTGCAGCGCTCGGATGCCGTACGCCGCCGCCATGTCCGACGGCGCCATCGCGTCGAAGGTCTGCGTCCCATCCGTCAAGCGCACCGACGGCTCGGCCAGCGGGAACGTGTTCAGGCGCACGACGTCGACCGCATCGCGCAGCGCGATCGGCAGCAGCGGCGGCGACTCGTTCGCCGCCAGGGTCCGGCCGCGATCCTCGTAGCGGCCCATGCGCACGCCGAAGCAGTCCTCGATGCGCGCCACGTCGCCGCTGAAGTCGACGCGCGCGGCGTTGACCTTGGGGCGGACGGTGAAGCCCTCGCTCCCCAGCCAGTCGACGACGGCGGCGTAGGTCTCCGGTGCGGGGGCGAAGCGGGCGGCGAACTGCTCCGGCGTCAGCCAGCGATGGTACTGCGGCGACCCGGGATCCTGCTGGGCGGCGAGCAGAGCGGCGAGCCCGTCGGCATCGCGCAGTCGCAGGGTGATGCTGAGGTCGAGGCGCTCGGCCGGATCGGCGGCGCCGAGGCGGCGCGCGGCGGTGGCGCGGGGCGACACGGCGTCGCGCATCGCATAACGCTCATCGGCATCGCCGCGGCGCGCCCGAGACAGGACGGCCATCAGGGCGGCGAGGAGAGGGAGGGATCGGGATCGGCGTATGGACCAACGCCGCTGTCGGCGAGCCCACCCTGCGTCCCGGTCTCGTCGCGGT
It includes:
- a CDS encoding right-handed parallel beta-helix repeat-containing protein, with the protein product MRNRLAVPSALITLLLPIVAASAAPATVFYVREIGSDDNDGLSPTAAFRTIKRGAAAVFNHGDRVVVGPGVYEEGNIDLARNGIAGRPIAIVADASGVETGDSPGEVLIRPGQETAAFGIMGRQHIVIDGFTVEGAFDAAVRVRPRLPGGSDPGASSADITIRNMEVRGGAKRGFDVVASGPVLVIGNRLIANGSTGIAVQGCVESSSSQRCRGEAGGVAIPFISGNVIAMSGAHGVYIEDAVAPIVQHNIVVSSGGTGILVRSAPDPLLANNLIYDSGESGISLGSADAATPNPIVINNTVAFNSGWGMRIGSANAASPGGRVLANIFSGNLGGGITLASGSTDDYVAGFNIVPDGVGDKTPTNPYHFSLDPLFADPAGADGVLGGVGWEDDDFRLQPTSPGIDGTTIPVADLGLTGSATIDGRADVASVDIGFHHGADVDQPLSFIHYAFLQLGGDLGQLDPDTQYAILNRQLDVELPFMPVYVRMTGNNRNHGRMPNRAMRSIKAAARLGKAGVTIVVGPGRYEEGTIFVQQRSGRMSFLGDAWGQLTGDDPGPVLVDAGGQDTGFVIFNAPFAVVDGFHVTNARTAGIQIQRASHHAWVRNNVAFSNLQRGIDVREAHDVRVTNNLAYANGTGGIQISGKRGSGSHRAVVQNNTAYDNGANGFTIGPAGAASPCARVRYNIAQRNAKNGFHLGSAVAPGDSRPGYLAAYNINADGYAANTPRPDSDLRRDPLFAAPAGRDGILGGDGFADDAFQLQHLAADQSADSPAIDFAPPRAVELGLADRTTRTDQVPDAGWLDAGFHYARPDSALEFRNRTLPAQWLQGSSERGRYYHVNPFWDEMDLELPTLCDHLNDDGDGSPIPDNRDYLDYPDEESQPAGGSGSGGGKSGANSASGLACAIAPGPPRAGGPAVAVGAALLAALWRRRRGQPSASTRLP
- a CDS encoding response regulator, giving the protein MASQCPQARAVAPSDPARGRVLLAEDDSEFRAMLASVLRHDGYEVIEAASGNELLRHFSATILWPERFQTPDVLVSDVRMPGPDGLAVLRGLRQFEWGNPVILITAFADAATRAAAADMAAAVLDKPFNIDDLRALLAAAVAPEDGPPSGCPDAA
- a CDS encoding SRPBCC family protein; this translates as MSMIEAAMEIDVPAAVLFETLTGFEHLPALLPGVDTVRQIDDRTLYWVGHVLGVRIPWLIEITDMVEDRSISWMSRSGPSLNGTISLEPIGYAGTRVTVLLQHHPASLAQEMTDHLGILRRWAERSLWRVKTTSEAAYGARERLPVADEMVGH
- a CDS encoding S8/S53 family peptidase — translated: MAVLSRARRGDADERYAMRDAVSPRATAARRLGAADPAERLDLSITLRLRDADGLAALLAAQQDPGSPQYHRWLTPEQFAARFAPAPETYAAVVDWLGSEGFTVRPKVNAARVDFSGDVARIEDCFGVRMGRYEDRGRTLAANESPPLLPIALRDAVDVVRLNTFPLAEPSVRLTDGTQTFDAMAPSDMAAAYGIRALHDAGTTGAQQTIAVVARSDFASADVAQFQTQFGVPGRAPLKVFPTTNPGVGAPNGVCRGIRNSRQLAQCLQGEQTEVLLDTEWASALAPAATVLVDISGADIDVSLMDIVTTHPEATVITMSFGACERLDSGDLRIFAPLYAQAAAQGQTVLVSSGDGGADGCQDGMGRSVNVLASDATVTAVGGTTLDPGFDASGHATGHVGETAWNNSAGASGGGASQLVAKPAYQSAPGVPADGARDQPDVSLLADPNGPGYVVVVAGAIDIVGGTSAAAPSWAGIVALLDQQQGQALGALNPLLYELGRQQYGAAGTPVFHDVTQGDNAVDGVAGYAAGVGYDLVSGLGTPDVAALEAAIGAALATPTGTAPPTETPTATSPPTRTATPTVLATRVATPTATPTGTATSAVTATMPPLALCAGDCNGDGVVEVNEVIQLVDLALGSAADCSTCRNGIAPGEPCPSAITIAVLVEAVRHALDGCAA